A single window of Streptomyces xanthii DNA harbors:
- a CDS encoding type 1 glutamine amidotransferase: MTKVPDRGSPRSGAEVLVVQNTPGGGPGRIGDWLRGAGLEVEVARPFAGDLLPGALGGRALIVLGGGFMPDDDARAPWLPDTRRLTRRALDAGTPFLGICLGGQLLAQVAGGTVRAAYGRPEHGSTEIRLRPAAGEDPLLHGLGDTVPAIERHVDTITELPDGAVWLASSEACPYQAFRLGRCAWGTQFHPEAEAARIAAWDPAGLTAHGLDPADVLARAEAAEPRAVEVWSEFTRRFARVCRD, translated from the coding sequence GTGACGAAGGTTCCGGACAGGGGGAGTCCGCGCTCCGGCGCCGAGGTGCTCGTCGTGCAGAACACCCCGGGCGGCGGGCCCGGGCGGATCGGCGACTGGCTGCGCGGGGCCGGGCTCGAGGTGGAGGTGGCGCGTCCGTTCGCCGGGGACCTGCTGCCCGGCGCGCTCGGCGGCCGGGCGCTGATCGTGCTCGGCGGCGGATTCATGCCGGACGACGACGCGCGGGCCCCCTGGCTGCCGGACACCCGGCGTCTGACCCGGCGGGCCCTCGACGCCGGGACGCCCTTCCTCGGCATCTGTCTCGGCGGACAGTTGCTCGCACAGGTCGCCGGAGGCACGGTGCGGGCGGCCTACGGGCGCCCCGAACACGGGAGCACGGAGATCCGGCTCCGGCCCGCAGCGGGCGAGGACCCCTTGCTGCACGGACTCGGCGACACCGTCCCCGCGATCGAGCGACACGTCGACACGATCACCGAACTGCCCGACGGAGCCGTCTGGTTGGCGTCCAGCGAAGCGTGCCCGTACCAGGCGTTCCGGCTCGGCCGGTGTGCCTGGGGCACCCAGTTCCACCCCGAGGCGGAGGCCGCCCGGATCGCCGCCTGGGACCCGGCCGGCCTCACCGCGCACGGCCTGGACCCCGCCGACGTGCTCGCCCGCGCCGAGGCCGCGGAGCCGCGGGCGGTCGAGGTCTGGTCCGAGTTCACGCGTCGGTTCGCGCGGGTGTGCCGGGACTGA
- a CDS encoding NAD(P)H-dependent amine dehydrogenase family protein, translated as MTSTVVWGTGNVGRAAIRAVDAHPGLELSGVLVHDPAKDGRDAGELAGLAHTLGVTATTDIDALLGTRPGAVVYAASGELRPDEALDDICRALRTGAVVVTPALYPLYDPRSAPPEFTDPVRAAIAEGGGSLFVSGVDPGWANDILPLLVSGLGSRIDVVRCQEIFDYSTYDQEDSVRDLVGMGHPMDYAPLMLAESVPTMVWGGQIRLLARALGLELDEIRETLERRPLESDVTTATMGDFARGTQGAVRFEVQGVVGGEVRLVVEHITRIHPSCAPDWPLPPGGGAGAHRVIVEGRPHIEVTVQATDEDGNHSAGGNATAVGRLVSAIDWLTTAPPGLYDALDVPLLPAAGRIGRKQP; from the coding sequence ATGACTTCCACGGTGGTGTGGGGCACCGGGAACGTGGGGCGGGCGGCCATCCGGGCCGTCGACGCCCATCCCGGGCTCGAACTGTCGGGCGTGCTCGTGCACGATCCCGCGAAGGACGGCCGCGACGCGGGCGAACTCGCGGGGCTCGCCCACACGCTCGGCGTCACGGCGACGACCGACATCGACGCGCTGCTCGGCACACGGCCCGGCGCCGTCGTGTACGCCGCGTCGGGCGAACTGCGCCCCGACGAGGCCCTGGACGACATCTGCCGCGCGCTGCGCACGGGCGCGGTCGTCGTCACCCCGGCGCTCTACCCGCTCTACGATCCACGCAGCGCGCCCCCCGAGTTCACGGACCCGGTGCGCGCGGCGATCGCGGAGGGCGGCGGCTCGCTGTTCGTCTCCGGTGTGGACCCCGGCTGGGCGAACGACATCCTGCCGCTCCTGGTCAGCGGCCTCGGCTCCCGCATCGACGTCGTGCGCTGCCAGGAGATCTTCGACTACTCCACGTACGACCAGGAGGACTCGGTCCGCGATCTGGTCGGCATGGGGCATCCCATGGACTACGCGCCGCTGATGCTCGCCGAGTCGGTCCCGACGATGGTGTGGGGCGGTCAGATCCGGCTGCTCGCGCGGGCGCTCGGGCTCGAACTGGACGAGATCCGCGAGACGTTGGAGCGCCGCCCGCTGGAGTCGGACGTGACGACGGCGACGATGGGCGACTTCGCGCGGGGCACCCAGGGCGCGGTCCGCTTCGAGGTGCAGGGTGTCGTCGGCGGTGAGGTCCGGCTGGTGGTCGAGCACATCACGCGGATCCATCCGTCCTGCGCCCCGGACTGGCCGCTGCCACCGGGCGGCGGTGCCGGGGCGCACCGGGTGATCGTCGAGGGCCGCCCGCACATCGAGGTGACGGTGCAGGCGACCGACGAGGACGGCAACCACTCGGCGGGCGGCAACGCGACCGCCGTGGGGCGCCTGGTGAGCGCGATCGACTGGCTCACCACCGCGCCGCCCGGACTGTACGACGCACTCGACGTGCCCCTGCTCCCCGCGGCCGGCCGGATCGGAAGGAAGCAGCCATGA
- a CDS encoding fructosamine kinase family protein, with the protein MSSESDAAQGAARATGRAVSQVRRMSGEMYGATLDGGRAVVVKRVADPVALRAEVAGLRWLAEAGAVPVPAVHGGEHGWLVLDRVGPGRASADGAERFGRALAALHREGAPAFGAPPPGGPVEAFIGRAPMRNVPGDAWPRWYAEQRVLPYLRRAVDARTLSTAEAAVVERVCARMPELAGPAEPPARLHGDLWSGNVLWDAEGSAWLIDPAAHGGHRETDLAMLALFGAPHLDRILGAYEEVTPLAAGRRERVPLHQLFPLLVHTVLFGRGYAEETLAAARALDGRHPA; encoded by the coding sequence ATGTCGAGCGAGTCCGACGCCGCGCAGGGTGCCGCACGGGCCACCGGGCGCGCCGTGTCCCAGGTGCGGCGGATGTCCGGCGAGATGTACGGGGCCACGCTCGACGGCGGCCGCGCGGTGGTCGTGAAGCGGGTCGCGGATCCTGTCGCCCTGCGCGCCGAGGTGGCCGGTCTGCGCTGGCTCGCGGAGGCGGGCGCGGTGCCGGTGCCGGCGGTGCACGGGGGCGAGCACGGGTGGCTGGTGCTCGACCGGGTGGGACCGGGCAGGGCGAGCGCGGACGGCGCCGAGCGGTTCGGCCGGGCGCTCGCGGCGCTGCACCGTGAGGGGGCTCCGGCGTTCGGCGCGCCACCGCCGGGCGGCCCCGTCGAGGCGTTCATCGGGCGCGCGCCGATGCGCAACGTGCCGGGTGACGCGTGGCCGCGCTGGTACGCCGAGCAGCGCGTGCTGCCGTATCTGCGGCGGGCCGTGGACGCGCGGACCCTGAGCACCGCCGAGGCGGCCGTCGTCGAACGGGTCTGCGCGCGGATGCCGGAGCTGGCCGGACCCGCCGAGCCGCCCGCGCGGTTGCACGGGGACCTGTGGAGCGGCAACGTCCTGTGGGACGCGGAGGGCTCCGCCTGGCTGATCGATCCTGCCGCGCACGGCGGGCACCGCGAGACGGACCTCGCCATGCTGGCGCTGTTCGGCGCCCCGCACCTCGACCGGATCCTCGGCGCGTACGAAGAGGTGACGCCGCTCGCCGCGGGTCGGCGCGAGCGCGTTCCCCTGCACCAGCTCTTCCCGCTCCTGGTGCACACCGTGCTGTTCGGCCGCGGTTACGCCGAAGAGACCCTCGCGGCCGCCCGCGCCCTGGACGGCCGTCATCCCGCGTAG
- a CDS encoding GMC oxidoreductase → MTAATPTEVARNGLSRRGFLAGTGSLLGAVALAGPAAAAARAAAPALAPLADGASVPALVIGSGYGGSVAALRLAEAGVDVTMVEMGMAWDTPGSDGKIFANTTKPDYRSFWLRTRTKQPISNFLGYPLDKDVPCHTGILDAEEFGGIIVYQGRGVGGGSLVNGGMAVTPKRENFGAILPTVDAAEMYATYYPRANAGLGTATIDPDWFETTDAYQYARVGRKHAQRSGFPFVFVPDVYDWDYMEKEAAGSVPKSALAGEILYGNNYGKKSLQKTYLARAAATGRVTVTPLHKVTSVTPASGGGYTVRIDQLDTEGKVAATKEIRAARVFFAAGSVGTSKLLTRLKANGALPALNAEIGKGWGDNGNVMCGRANHMWDPTGALQSSIPTGGIDNWAGGGAFAEVAPLPTGIETYASFYLSITKNPNRAQFTYNPTTGGVDLNWQTAWKQPSITMAKSIFDRINSTEGTIYRTDLFGAYKIWGDHLTYHPLGGAVLGKATDNYGRLHGYSGLYVIDGALIPGNTSVNPFVTITALAERNIEKIVATDL, encoded by the coding sequence ATGACTGCCGCAACCCCCACTGAAGTGGCTCGTAACGGACTGTCCCGGCGCGGCTTCCTCGCAGGAACAGGTTCTCTTCTCGGTGCCGTGGCGCTGGCCGGACCGGCCGCCGCGGCCGCCCGCGCCGCCGCCCCGGCGCTCGCCCCGCTCGCCGACGGGGCGAGTGTGCCCGCCCTCGTCATCGGCTCCGGCTACGGCGGTTCGGTCGCCGCGCTGCGCCTCGCCGAGGCCGGGGTCGACGTCACGATGGTCGAGATGGGCATGGCCTGGGACACGCCCGGCTCGGACGGCAAGATCTTCGCCAACACCACCAAGCCCGACTACAGATCCTTCTGGCTGCGCACCAGAACCAAGCAGCCCATCAGCAACTTCCTCGGCTACCCGCTCGACAAGGACGTGCCCTGTCACACCGGCATCCTCGACGCCGAGGAGTTCGGCGGCATCATCGTCTACCAGGGCCGCGGCGTCGGCGGCGGCTCGCTCGTCAACGGCGGCATGGCCGTCACGCCCAAGCGGGAGAACTTCGGGGCGATCCTGCCCACGGTCGACGCGGCCGAGATGTACGCCACCTACTACCCGCGCGCGAACGCCGGCCTCGGGACCGCCACCATCGACCCCGACTGGTTCGAGACCACCGACGCGTACCAGTACGCGCGCGTGGGCCGCAAGCACGCGCAGCGCTCGGGCTTCCCCTTCGTGTTCGTCCCCGACGTGTACGACTGGGACTACATGGAGAAGGAGGCGGCCGGATCGGTCCCGAAGTCCGCGCTCGCGGGCGAGATCCTCTACGGCAACAACTACGGCAAGAAGTCCCTGCAGAAGACCTACCTCGCGCGGGCCGCGGCCACCGGGCGGGTCACCGTCACCCCGCTCCACAAGGTCACCTCCGTCACCCCCGCCTCCGGCGGCGGCTACACCGTGCGGATCGACCAGCTCGACACCGAGGGCAAGGTCGCCGCCACCAAGGAGATCAGGGCCGCACGCGTCTTCTTCGCCGCCGGCAGCGTCGGCACCAGCAAGCTGCTCACCCGGCTCAAGGCCAACGGCGCGCTCCCCGCGCTCAACGCCGAGATCGGCAAGGGCTGGGGCGACAACGGCAACGTCATGTGCGGCCGCGCCAACCACATGTGGGACCCGACCGGCGCCCTGCAGTCCTCCATCCCGACCGGAGGCATCGACAACTGGGCCGGGGGAGGGGCCTTCGCCGAGGTCGCCCCGCTGCCCACCGGCATCGAGACCTACGCGTCCTTCTACCTGTCGATCACCAAGAACCCCAACCGGGCCCAGTTCACGTACAACCCGACGACCGGCGGGGTCGACCTGAACTGGCAGACCGCCTGGAAGCAGCCTTCCATCACCATGGCGAAGTCCATCTTCGACCGCATCAACTCGACGGAGGGCACGATCTACCGCACCGACCTGTTCGGCGCGTACAAGATCTGGGGCGACCACCTCACGTACCACCCGCTGGGCGGCGCCGTGCTCGGCAAGGCGACCGACAACTACGGCCGCCTGCACGGCTATTCGGGGCTCTACGTGATCGACGGCGCCCTGATCCCGGGCAACACCAGCGTCAACCCGTTCGTCACCATCACCGCGCTCGCCGAGCGCAACATCGAGAAGATCGTCGCTACCGACCTGTGA
- a CDS encoding carboxymuconolactone decarboxylase family protein encodes MMIDIPEGEEPIPYVWGEMVPGIGPVAAQFSMAVYDHSKLGLREFEAARLRIAQINGCLFCLDWRTERDGVKVEESFADAVDQWRTTDAFDERTRLAAEYAERYALDHHGLDDAFWARMTAHYSQAEIVELSMAIGSWLAFGRLNHVLGLDAVCVLPKS; translated from the coding sequence ATGATGATCGACATCCCCGAGGGCGAGGAACCGATCCCGTACGTGTGGGGCGAGATGGTGCCCGGCATCGGGCCGGTGGCCGCCCAGTTCTCGATGGCCGTCTACGACCACTCGAAGCTCGGGCTGCGCGAGTTCGAGGCGGCGCGGCTGCGGATCGCGCAGATCAACGGATGCCTGTTCTGCCTGGACTGGCGCACCGAGCGGGACGGCGTGAAGGTCGAGGAGTCGTTCGCGGACGCGGTGGACCAGTGGCGGACCACCGACGCGTTCGACGAGCGGACGCGGCTGGCCGCCGAGTACGCGGAGCGGTACGCGCTGGACCATCACGGGCTCGACGACGCGTTCTGGGCGCGGATGACCGCGCACTACAGCCAGGCGGAGATCGTGGAGCTGAGCATGGCGATCGGCTCCTGGCTGGCGTTCGGCCGGCTCAACCACGTGCTCGGCCTCGACGCGGTGTGCGTCCTGCCCAAGTCCTGA